AGCAGTTCCTGGCCCAGGTCGACAAACGCGACGACGACTAGCGCGACGACGATTGCCCTGAGTTCGGGCGCGGCCATGACACAATGCCCGCGTGCCTGAATCGATCACCGAACTCGTCGGCCTGCTCGACCTCGAGCGGCTGGATGAGGATCTGTTCCGTGGCTCGCATCCGCGCTCGAGCGAGATGACGCGGGTCTTCGGCGGCCAGGTCGCCGCGCAGGCCCTGATGGCCGCCTGCTCGAGCATCCCGGCCGGCCGCAGCGTGCATTCGCTGCACGCGTACTTCCTGCTCGGCGGAGACCCGTCGGTTCCGCTCATCTACGACGTCGATCGCATCCGCGACGGCGGTTCGTTCAGCACCCGGCGGGTGATGGCGCGTCAGCACGGCGAGGTCATCTTCTACCTGACGGCGTCGTTCCACAAGCACGAGCTCGGGTACGACCACCAGGACGTGATGCCGGTCGTACCGCCGGTCGAGGACTCGATCAAGATGGTCGACCTCTTCGAGACGCTCAACGAGAGCGTCGCGGAGCACTGGCGACGGGAGTGGTCGGCTCTCGACCTGCGCTACGTCGGCGACAACCGCGCCGAGGACGACCCGACTCGCAAGACCGTCCCCGCCGTGCAACGCATGTGGTTCCGCGCCAACGGCGACCTTCCCGACGACCCGGTGCTCAATGCCTGCGTCTTGACCTACATCAGCGACCTGAGCCTGCTCGGTACGTCGCTCCTCCCGCACGGCGTGATGATCGGGTCACCACGGCTCCAGCCGGCGTCGCTCGACCACGCGGTCTGGTTCCACCGTCCCGTACGCGCCGACGAGTGGCTGCTGTATGACCAGACCTCGCCGACGGCCACCGGTGCGCGTGGCTTCGCGACTGCCAACATCTACACGCAGGACGGAGTCTTGGTCGCGTCGGTTGCACAGGAGGGCCTGATCCGGCCGATCGAACCGAAGGCCTGACGACCGGTCAGAGCGCGGCGACCCGGCCGACCAGATGCGTCATCGGCTTCTTCGTACCCGATACGGCGAACGTCGACTCGCGCACGCCGACCTCGGCACCGAACACGACGCTCCCCGGCAGCAGGATCGGCTTCTGGAACTCCACGTCGACGCGGTACGCGGCGGGCAGATCGCTCGCGATCGCAGCCAGGCACCGCGCCTTGGTCCACATCCCGTGGGCGATCTGTCGGGGAAATCCGAGTGCCTTCGCACTGAGCCGATAGAGGTGGATCGGGTTGCGATCGCCCGACACAGCACCGTAGCGCCGCCCCAGGTCGGCGCCGAGCCGCCAGCGGGACGTGCCGGCCGGTGCGTCGATGCCGTCGAGCGGCGAAACGGCGACGGCGGACTCGTCACGCCGTCCGCGGGAGAGGTAGCTGCTCGTCTCTTCCCAGACCGTCGTGTCGTCGACCGTCGCGCGTGAGACCAGGTCGATGAGCCGCCCGCGCGGGTGGGCTCGCAGATTGGCGGCGTTGACGGACATCGAGTACGTCTCGCCGACCTCGATCGGGCGATGCTGGGTGATCGAGTTCGTGAGGTGCACCAACCCCATCGGCGCGAACGGGAACGCCGTATCGGTCATCAGCTTCAATTGCAACCCGAACGCCGCGAGATGCGGGTACGTCGCCGGCAGCTCGTTGCGGAGCCCGAAACCGCAGACATCGGCGTACGCGGCAAGCTGCGCGCCGTCGGTCGTGACGGCCGCCCGCGTGAGCGTGACGTCCGGGACCACGTCACCGCCGTGGCGTACCCCCGGCAGCCGGCCCACGACGGGCAGTGCCGGCAGTGCGGCCTTCGCGTAGAGCGGGAGCGCCGAAGGCGCCCGGTCGAGGTTGCGTACCGACATCTCAGGCACCGAGCAGACTCTGACCGCACACGCGCACGACGTTGCCGCTGACCGACGACGAACCGGGGTGCGCGTACCACGCGACCGTCTCGGCGACGTCGATCGGCAGGCCGCCTTGCGACATGGAGTTCATCCGGCGACCGGCCTCGCGGATCGCGAGCGGAATGGTCTTGACCATCGCCGTCTCGATGAAACCGGGTGCGACCGCGTTGACGGTGATTCCGGAGTCGGCGACCCGGGTGGACAGCTCTTGGACGAACCCGATGACGCCGGCCTTCGAAGCGGCGTAGTTGGTCTGCCCGTTGTTGCCCGCGATGCCGGCGATCGACGAGACACCGATGACCCGGCCGTTCGGGCGGATCAGCTTCTGGGCGAGGAGCTCGGCGGTGATGCGTTGGGGTGCGCCGACGTTGACGTCGATGACCGACTGCCAGTTCTCCGGCTTCATGTTGCGCAAGCGCTTGTCGCGGGTGATGCCGGCGTTGTGTACGACGATGTCGACACCGCCGTACGTCTCGTCGAGCTGGCGTGCGATTCGCTTCGGTGCGTCGGTCGCGGTGATGTCGAGGACGATGCTCGAACCGTCGAGCTCGTCCATGAGTCCCTTCAGATCACTGGCGAGCGGTGCGACGTCGAGCCCGACGATGCTGGCCCCGTCGCGATGCAGGGCTCGCGCCATCGCCTCGCCCAGACCTCGCGACGCCCCCGTGATGAGAGCCACCTTGCCGTCGAGCGGCCGCTGCGGGTCGGCATCTTCTGGAGCGTTGTGCGCGACGGTGCCGATACGTACGACCTGTCCCGACACGTACGCCGACTTGGGGGAGAGCAAGAACTCGACGGTCGAGGCGATGGAGTCCTCGGCGCCCGGGACTACGTAGACCAGCTGCACGGTGGAGCCGCCGCCCACCTCCTTGCCGAGTGATCGCGTGATGCCCTCGAGCGCGCGCTGGGCGATCGCCTCGCTGTCGGAGTCGGCCGCCTCGGCGGGCGTACCTAGGACGACGATGCGCGCGCAGCGGGCGAGGCTCCGCAGCACCGGGGCGAAGAACTCCTGGAGCGCCAGCAGCTGAGCGGGCGTCTTGATGCCCGTCGCGTCGAACACGATGCCCTTGTACCGCTTGCCGTCCTCGGCCGTGTCGGCGACGGTGACCTGTCGCGTGGCGAGGACGTCGCCGACGTACTTCACGAGTCTGCCGCCGTCGGCAGCGCCGAGCAGCACCGTGCCGTCCACCAGGGGCGCGCCGGTGCGCCAGCGGTCCAGGACGGGCGGGTTGGGAAGGCCGATGTTCTTCGCGATCAGCTGGCCGACCGGGGTGTTGATCAGCGACTGGTAGCGGTCAGTCATTCGCGATGTGTCCAATCTCTCGCATACCGGTGGTATCTCGAACGTCGTACGAACTGTAACTTCTGGTTACGCTCGTAGTCCACACGGTGTGGCGCGCATGACGCGACCGCCTTCGATGGCGGCGAGCGTCGTCACTGACAGACTGGCATACACGGCTCGTGACTTCGAGCCGACTGATGAGGAGTTCGGATGGCTGGCACACAATCGGGTTCGGCGAGTGCACCGCGGCGGGTCGCCATCATCGGCGGCAACCGGATCCCGTTCGCGCGTTCGAACAAGACGTACGCGCATGCGTCGAACCAAGACATGCTGACGACCGCAATCAACGGTCTCGCGGAGCGGTACGGCTTGGTCGGTGAGCGGGTCGGCGAGGTCGTCGCCGGCGCGGTGCTCAAGCACAGCAGGGACTTCAACCTCACGCGTGAATCGGTGCTGGGTTCGGTCCTGTCCGCGGACACGCCTGCGTACGACATCCAGCAGGCGTGTGACACGGGGCTGCAGGCGACGGTGCAGGTGGCCAACAAGATCGCGCTCGGCAAGATCGAGGTCGGCATCGCGGGTGGCTCCGATACGACCTCGGATGCGCCGCTCGCCGTCAACGAGCGGCTGCGCAAGATCCTGCTGGAGGCGAACCGTGCCAAGTCGATGAAGGGTCGGCTGGCCGCGCTTGCGAAGGTCCGGCCCGCGCATCTCGCGCCGGCGATCCCGCAGAATGCCGAGCCGCGTACCGGCCTGTCGATGGGCGACAGTGCTGCGCTGACCGCGGTCGAGTGGGACGTCACCCGTGCGGAGCAGGACGAGCTGACCGTCGCTTCGCACCATCGGTTGGCGGCGGCGTACGAACGCGGCTTCCTCGATGACCTGATGTCTCCGTACCTCGGGTTGGAGCGTGACCAGAACCTGCGTGCCGACTCGTCGACGGAGAAGCTGGCGAAGCTGAAGCCGGTGTTCGGCAAGGGCGATGCGGCGACGATGACCGCGGGCAACTCGACGCCGCTCACTGATGGCGCGTCGGCGGTGTTGCTCGCGTCGGAGGAGTTCGCGAAGGAGCGTGGCTGGGAGATCCTCGGCTATCTGAGCGATTACGAGACGGCCGCGGTCGACTACGTGCACGGGCAGGAGGGTCTGCTCATGGCGCCTGCGTATGCGATGCCGCGGATGCTGGCGCGTGCGGGTCGTTCGCTGCAGGATTTCGACTTCTACGAGATCCACGAGGCGTTTGCTTCGCAGGTGCTCGCGACGCTCAAGGCGTGGGAGGATCCGATCTTCTGTAAGGAGCGGCTCGGCCTCGATGCCCCGCTCGGGCCGATCGATCGGGACAAGCTGAACGTCGCGGGTTCGTCGTTGGCGGCGGGTCATCCGTTCGCGGCGACGGGCGGTCGGATCGTCGCGACGTTGGCGAAGCTCCTTGCGGAGAAGGGTTCCGGCAGCGGGGTCATCTCGATTTGTGCGGCGGGTGGACAAGGAGTCACCGCGATCATCGAGCGGTGAACCACGCAGCGAGGTACGGTCTGGCCCAGCGGGGTCAGTGGCGCGACCGGTCAGCTCTTGGGTACGCCGGTTGCCATGGCGATGGCGGCTTGTAGGAGGTACTCGCGTACCACGTCGAACGAAACCGACTGGACCTCGGGGAGCCCGGGGCTGGACTCGCTGACGACGAGGCGGAGCCGGGCGAGCTGTAGTCCGCCGAGTGCCTGTGTGTAAAGGACGTTCGCGAGCAGTTGTGCGTCGTCGACCTGGAAGTCGCCACTCTTCGAACCGGCGTCGAGTACGTCGACGAGAGCTTGTAGTGCACCGCTGATGGCGCGTCCGAGCCGGAACATGGCGCCTTCGGCGACGTCGTTCATCAGCTCGGTGCCGGGTGTGCGGAGCAGGGTGAGCGCGCAGTCGACGAATGCGGGGTATTGCTCGCCGTAGTCGAGGAATGCGCCGCAGATGAGGCGTAGTCGCTCGGGCGGAGTCTGGGTTTCGTCGTCGGCGGCGCGCATCCGCGACTGGATCTCGTCGAGATAGGAGACGAGGGTCAGCGCGAACAGCTCCTCCTTGCCGGTGAAGTGGCGGTAGATGATGGCGCGGTTGATGCCGACGGCACGTGCGATGTCTTCGATCTGTGCGTCGCGTACGCCTGCAGCGTCGAAGAGGGAGCGCGTCGCTCGGAGGATCTCATCGGATCGCTGGCGGCGTCGTTGTGCGGTCGCGCTCATCGGTGCCGTCGACTTGGGCCTCGACCCGCGCGGCTGGGACGGCGAGGCCGATCGAGAGGTCGGATCCATCCATCTCATCCTACGACAGCGATCACGCTGCGTTGCGGCTATGTGCGATTGTCCGGTCGGCGTGGCGGGAGGTTCTACGATGCGCGTGTGCACGATTCGAGGTCTGGCTCCGCAGTACGTACGTGGCTGGCCGGGCGTCCGGTACCGGTTGAGGTCATGTTGTCGCCCATGCGGAGGGGTTCGGGTGACCCGACGTACGCCGAGCACGATGGACGGATCTGGCGGGCGATGCGTACGCCGGCCGGACCCGCGACGCTCGCCATGCCGAAACGGGCGGAGGACGGGCGGGTCGTGGCTCAGGCGTGGGGCGACGGTGCCGAATGGGCGCTCGATCGCGTTCCTCGGATGCTCGGAGACGACGACGATCTCTCGGGTTTCGTACCGCGTCACGACGCGTTGGCGAATGCGTGGCGACGGTTCGGGCCGATTCGGGTGCCGGCGACGGGCCTGGTGTTCGAGACGCTGTTGGTGGCGATCCTGGAACAGAAGGTGACCGGCAGTGAGGCGTGGTATGCGTGGCGCCGACTGGTCCGAGAGCACGGCGATCCCGCACCCGGCGCGGGCGCGGAGCTACGACTTGCGGTGCCGCCGGACGCGGCGACGATTCGCAGGATTCCGTCGTGGACGTGGCGGCAGCTGTGCGTCGACCATGCCCGCTCCAAGGCGATCACCGTCGCTGCGCAGCGCTGTGACGCGCTCGAGCGGACAGTTGACGCCTCGCCGACCGACGCCGATGCAGCACTGCGATCGTTGCCCGGTATCGG
The sequence above is drawn from the Nocardioidaceae bacterium SCSIO 66511 genome and encodes:
- a CDS encoding acyl-CoA thioesterase II, with the translated sequence MPESITELVGLLDLERLDEDLFRGSHPRSSEMTRVFGGQVAAQALMAACSSIPAGRSVHSLHAYFLLGGDPSVPLIYDVDRIRDGGSFSTRRVMARQHGEVIFYLTASFHKHELGYDHQDVMPVVPPVEDSIKMVDLFETLNESVAEHWRREWSALDLRYVGDNRAEDDPTRKTVPAVQRMWFRANGDLPDDPVLNACVLTYISDLSLLGTSLLPHGVMIGSPRLQPASLDHAVWFHRPVRADEWLLYDQTSPTATGARGFATANIYTQDGVLVASVAQEGLIRPIEPKA
- a CDS encoding 3-oxoacyl-ACP reductase; this encodes MTDRYQSLINTPVGQLIAKNIGLPNPPVLDRWRTGAPLVDGTVLLGAADGGRLVKYVGDVLATRQVTVADTAEDGKRYKGIVFDATGIKTPAQLLALQEFFAPVLRSLARCARIVVLGTPAEAADSDSEAIAQRALEGITRSLGKEVGGGSTVQLVYVVPGAEDSIASTVEFLLSPKSAYVSGQVVRIGTVAHNAPEDADPQRPLDGKVALITGASRGLGEAMARALHRDGASIVGLDVAPLASDLKGLMDELDGSSIVLDITATDAPKRIARQLDETYGGVDIVVHNAGITRDKRLRNMKPENWQSVIDVNVGAPQRITAELLAQKLIRPNGRVIGVSSIAGIAGNNGQTNYAASKAGVIGFVQELSTRVADSGITVNAVAPGFIETAMVKTIPLAIREAGRRMNSMSQGGLPIDVAETVAWYAHPGSSSVSGNVVRVCGQSLLGA
- a CDS encoding acetyl-CoA C-acetyltransferase; amino-acid sequence: MAGTQSGSASAPRRVAIIGGNRIPFARSNKTYAHASNQDMLTTAINGLAERYGLVGERVGEVVAGAVLKHSRDFNLTRESVLGSVLSADTPAYDIQQACDTGLQATVQVANKIALGKIEVGIAGGSDTTSDAPLAVNERLRKILLEANRAKSMKGRLAALAKVRPAHLAPAIPQNAEPRTGLSMGDSAALTAVEWDVTRAEQDELTVASHHRLAAAYERGFLDDLMSPYLGLERDQNLRADSSTEKLAKLKPVFGKGDAATMTAGNSTPLTDGASAVLLASEEFAKERGWEILGYLSDYETAAVDYVHGQEGLLMAPAYAMPRMLARAGRSLQDFDFYEIHEAFASQVLATLKAWEDPIFCKERLGLDAPLGPIDRDKLNVAGSSLAAGHPFAATGGRIVATLAKLLAEKGSGSGVISICAAGGQGVTAIIER
- a CDS encoding TetR/AcrR family transcriptional regulator encodes the protein MDPTSRSASPSQPRGSRPKSTAPMSATAQRRRQRSDEILRATRSLFDAAGVRDAQIEDIARAVGINRAIIYRHFTGKEELFALTLVSYLDEIQSRMRAADDETQTPPERLRLICGAFLDYGEQYPAFVDCALTLLRTPGTELMNDVAEGAMFRLGRAISGALQALVDVLDAGSKSGDFQVDDAQLLANVLYTQALGGLQLARLRLVVSESSPGLPEVQSVSFDVVREYLLQAAIAMATGVPKS
- a CDS encoding DNA-3-methyladenine glycosylase 2 family protein — its product is MRRGSGDPTYAEHDGRIWRAMRTPAGPATLAMPKRAEDGRVVAQAWGDGAEWALDRVPRMLGDDDDLSGFVPRHDALANAWRRFGPIRVPATGLVFETLLVAILEQKVTGSEAWYAWRRLVREHGDPAPGAGAELRLAVPPDAATIRRIPSWTWRQLCVDHARSKAITVAAQRCDALERTVDASPTDADAALRSLPGIGVWTSAEVRQRAHGHSDAVSFGDYHLSSRVGLMLVGEPIDDARMAEVLADYRPHRYRVQRLVELAGPMRPRRHPRMPPRRHLPTPGSRAF